Proteins encoded together in one Chryseobacterium taklimakanense window:
- the nuoH gene encoding NADH-quinone oxidoreductase subunit NuoH: MDLITFKIILVVSLFAVSLGIAAYSTWGERKVAAALQDRIGPNRAGPFGLLQPLADGGKLFFKEGFIPSGAEKFLFILGPSITMFIALVTGAVIPWGKSLNIGGESFALQVANIDVGVLFLVGMVSIGVYGMMIGGWASNNKYSLIGAIRASSQMISYELAMGLSLLSIIMMSGSLDLNKIVADQGTGKLWGLFEADGFNWNILYQPLAFIIFFVAAMAETNRHPFDLPECESELVNGYMTEYSSMNFGMYMFGEYVNMFISNALIATLFFGGFNYPGINWVTENWGENVAGILSILAIMAKAIIGILIFMWIRWTIPRFRYDQLMHLGWKTLIPLALINLVITGAVILFAGA; the protein is encoded by the coding sequence ATGGATTTAATCACTTTTAAAATCATACTGGTTGTATCTCTTTTTGCAGTATCATTGGGTATTGCCGCCTACTCTACATGGGGCGAAAGAAAAGTTGCAGCCGCACTGCAGGACAGAATTGGGCCGAACAGAGCCGGACCATTCGGATTATTGCAACCTTTGGCAGACGGTGGTAAACTGTTTTTTAAGGAAGGGTTTATTCCGTCAGGTGCTGAGAAATTCCTCTTTATTTTAGGACCTTCCATCACCATGTTTATTGCGTTGGTTACCGGTGCAGTGATTCCGTGGGGAAAATCTTTAAACATAGGCGGCGAATCTTTTGCATTGCAGGTTGCGAATATCGATGTTGGAGTGCTTTTCCTTGTGGGAATGGTATCCATCGGTGTTTACGGAATGATGATCGGGGGCTGGGCTTCCAACAATAAATACTCACTGATCGGAGCCATCCGTGCATCTTCCCAGATGATCTCTTATGAGCTGGCCATGGGACTTTCCCTTCTTTCAATCATTATGATGAGCGGAAGTCTGGATTTGAATAAAATCGTTGCAGATCAGGGAACCGGAAAACTTTGGGGGCTTTTTGAAGCAGACGGGTTCAACTGGAACATCCTTTACCAACCGTTGGCATTCATCATCTTTTTTGTAGCGGCAATGGCTGAAACCAACCGCCACCCTTTCGATTTGCCGGAGTGTGAATCTGAACTTGTAAACGGTTATATGACTGAATATTCATCCATGAATTTCGGGATGTATATGTTCGGGGAATATGTGAATATGTTCATCTCTAATGCATTAATCGCGACTTTATTTTTCGGCGGCTTCAATTATCCGGGAATTAACTGGGTCACTGAAAACTGGGGCGAAAATGTAGCCGGAATCCTGAGTATCCTGGCAATTATGGCTAAAGCCATCATCGGTATCTTAATCTTTATGTGGATCAGATGGACGATTCCGAGATTCAGATATGACCAACTGATGCATCTGGGATGGAAAACTTTAATTCCATTGGCATTGATAAACCTTGTGATTACCGGTGCGGTGATTTTGTTCGCCGGAGCGTAA
- a CDS encoding 2Fe-2S iron-sulfur cluster-binding protein: MSEEVKKFKITIDGQETEVAPGTTILEAARQIGGKSVPPAMCYYKPLETSGGRCRTCLVEVSKGSEADPRPMPKLVASCRTGVMDGMEVKNLTSEKTQEARKAVTEFLLVNHPLDCPICDQAGECHLQDLGYEHGVEQTRTEFERRTFEPEDIGPYIKLHMNRCILCARCVLAANQLTEKREHGILFRGDHAEISTYLNKALDNDFYGNVIDVCPVGALTDRTSRFASRVWFTKPMNASCSCDKCSGKAVLWMKGDEVIRVTARQDQYGESEEWICNSCRWDKKDVKYWNIEGPRHIDRHSVISLNHYQKAADEPVLLDNPMAKQISTKDEAQAEEQK, translated from the coding sequence ATGAGCGAAGAAGTTAAAAAATTTAAAATCACCATCGACGGACAGGAAACCGAAGTTGCGCCGGGAACTACCATCTTGGAAGCGGCAAGACAAATCGGCGGAAAATCTGTACCGCCTGCAATGTGCTACTACAAACCGCTGGAAACCAGTGGCGGACGGTGCAGAACCTGCCTTGTAGAAGTCTCCAAAGGTTCGGAAGCAGATCCACGGCCTATGCCGAAACTCGTGGCAAGCTGCAGAACCGGAGTGATGGACGGTATGGAAGTAAAAAACCTGACCTCCGAAAAAACACAGGAAGCCAGAAAAGCCGTAACCGAATTTCTTTTGGTAAACCACCCTTTGGATTGCCCAATCTGTGACCAGGCCGGTGAATGCCACCTTCAGGATTTGGGTTATGAGCACGGTGTGGAACAAACCAGAACTGAATTTGAAAGAAGGACTTTCGAGCCGGAAGATATCGGGCCGTACATCAAACTTCATATGAACAGATGTATACTTTGTGCAAGATGCGTACTGGCAGCAAATCAACTGACGGAAAAACGCGAGCACGGAATCCTGTTCAGAGGCGACCATGCTGAAATTTCAACCTATCTGAATAAAGCGCTCGATAATGATTTCTACGGAAACGTGATTGATGTTTGTCCGGTAGGGGCACTGACCGACAGAACTTCCAGGTTTGCAAGCCGTGTTTGGTTCACCAAACCGATGAATGCAAGCTGTTCCTGCGATAAATGTTCCGGAAAAGCAGTGCTTTGGATGAAAGGCGACGAAGTAATCCGTGTAACAGCAAGACAGGACCAGTACGGAGAATCTGAAGAATGGATCTGCAACTCATGCCGTTGGGATAAGAAAGATGTGAAATACTGGAATATCGAAGGCCCGAGACATATCGACAGGCATTCGGTGATTTCTCTGAACCACTATCAGAAAGCAGCTGACGAACCTGTTTTGCTCGACAATCCGATGGCGAAACAGATCAGCACAAAAGACGAAGCACAGGCCGAAGAACAAAAATAA
- the nuoF gene encoding NADH-quinone oxidoreductase subunit NuoF yields MSKKLLLKDAHVEGIRYFDVYRKQGGYEALEKALKMTPEEILEEVKTSGLRGRGGAGFPTGLKWSFLAKPEGVPRHLVVNADESEPGTFKDRYLMEFLPHLLIEGMLISSYCLGSNTSYIYIRGEYSWIPDILEEAIEEARNAGFLGKNILGTGFDCEIYVQRGAGAYICGEETALLESLEGKRGNPRLKPPFPAVKGLWERPTVVNNVESIAAVVPIINITGAEYAKIGVGKSTGTKLISACGNINKPGVYEIDMTITVEEFIYSDEYCGGIKDGKRLKACIPGGSSVPIVPANLLLRTINGEPRYMNYESLADGGFATGTMMGSGGFIVLDEDQCVVEHTMTLARFYAHESCGQCTPCREGTPWMYKILKKIENGEGTMADIDLLWDIQRKIEGNTICPLGDAAAWPVAAAIRHFRDEFEWHVKNPELAKTQNYGLANYADPIPAPAAN; encoded by the coding sequence ATGAGTAAAAAACTTTTACTTAAAGACGCTCACGTTGAGGGAATCCGCTATTTCGATGTTTACAGAAAACAGGGCGGTTATGAGGCCTTGGAAAAAGCGTTGAAAATGACTCCCGAGGAAATTCTGGAAGAAGTAAAAACTTCCGGGCTTCGCGGCCGTGGTGGTGCCGGTTTCCCTACCGGTTTGAAATGGAGTTTCCTTGCAAAACCTGAAGGCGTACCGAGACACCTGGTGGTAAATGCCGATGAATCGGAACCGGGAACTTTTAAGGACAGATATTTAATGGAATTCCTTCCCCACCTTTTGATTGAAGGGATGCTGATTTCATCATACTGTTTGGGTTCCAATACGTCTTATATCTACATCCGCGGTGAATATTCATGGATTCCGGATATTTTGGAAGAAGCTATTGAGGAAGCCCGTAATGCAGGTTTCCTTGGTAAAAATATTTTAGGAACCGGTTTCGACTGTGAAATTTATGTTCAGAGAGGTGCCGGAGCCTACATTTGCGGCGAAGAAACCGCGCTATTGGAATCCCTTGAAGGAAAAAGAGGAAATCCAAGGCTGAAACCGCCGTTCCCTGCCGTGAAAGGGCTTTGGGAAAGGCCAACCGTCGTCAACAACGTGGAATCTATCGCTGCGGTAGTTCCTATCATTAATATTACCGGTGCTGAATATGCCAAAATCGGAGTAGGTAAATCTACCGGGACCAAACTGATTTCTGCCTGCGGAAATATCAATAAACCAGGCGTTTATGAGATTGATATGACCATTACGGTTGAAGAATTCATTTATTCTGATGAATACTGCGGTGGAATTAAAGACGGAAAACGGCTTAAAGCCTGTATTCCCGGAGGTTCTTCCGTTCCCATCGTCCCGGCGAATTTACTTTTGAGAACCATCAACGGCGAACCGAGATATATGAACTACGAATCCCTTGCGGACGGCGGTTTCGCGACCGGAACGATGATGGGTTCGGGAGGTTTCATTGTTTTGGATGAAGACCAGTGCGTGGTGGAACACACAATGACGTTAGCAAGATTTTATGCCCACGAAAGTTGCGGACAGTGCACACCGTGCCGCGAAGGAACCCCGTGGATGTATAAAATTCTGAAAAAAATAGAAAACGGAGAAGGTACAATGGCAGATATCGATTTGCTTTGGGATATCCAGAGAAAAATCGAAGGCAACACGATCTGCCCTTTGGGTGACGCTGCAGCTTGGCCTGTAGCAGCGGCAATTCGCCACTTCAGAGATGAATTTGAATGGCACGTGAAAAACCCTGAACTTGCTAAAACACAGAATTACGGATTAGCCAATTACGCCGATCCAATTCCTGCTCCGGCAGCCAATTAA
- a CDS encoding HepT-like ribonuclease domain-containing protein produces the protein MLLIIGEATNHISEETLYDEENSTPWKLIVGLRNLLSHEYFRVDNKTIFQLATKDIEAMKREILRIKNKLENNG, from the coding sequence TTGTTGTTAATCATTGGGGAAGCGACAAATCATATTTCTGAAGAGACACTGTATGATGAAGAAAATTCAACACCATGGAAATTAATTGTTGGGTTAAGAAATTTACTTTCGCACGAATATTTTAGAGTTGATAATAAAACTATTTTCCAACTCGCCACAAAAGATATTGAAGCGATGAAGAGAGAAATTTTAAGAATTAAAAATAAACTTGAAAATAATGGTTAA
- a CDS encoding nucleotidyltransferase family protein, with translation MKLTPQEIQKIQTFFRDKPVKKVYLFGSFARGEADENSDVDLLIDWDYNHHIGLNYIKWLFDVKEILGKEVDFVSWEFISPLIEKYIQNDKVLIYEA, from the coding sequence ATGAAACTTACACCACAGGAAATACAGAAAATCCAGACATTTTTCCGGGATAAACCGGTAAAAAAAGTTTATCTGTTTGGTTCTTTTGCCCGTGGTGAAGCCGATGAAAACAGCGATGTTGATCTTTTAATCGATTGGGATTATAATCATCACATCGGATTAAATTACATTAAATGGTTGTTTGATGTAAAGGAAATTTTAGGGAAAGAAGTAGATTTTGTTTCCTGGGAATTTATCTCACCATTAATTGAAAAGTACATTCAAAATGATAAAGTTTTGATTTATGAAGCATAA
- a CDS encoding NADH-quinone oxidoreductase subunit NuoE family protein, whose amino-acid sequence MSETIAFKPETLEQVHKIISRYPEGRQKSALIPILHVAQKEFGGWLDVPVMDYVAQILNIKPIEVYEVATFYTMFNMKPVGKYVLEVCRTGPCMVSGSEKILNHIRTKLNIKDGETTADGLFTLKPAECLGACGYAPMMQLGKFYHENLTIEKVDEILELCRQGAVALD is encoded by the coding sequence ATGAGCGAAACGATTGCTTTCAAACCTGAAACTTTAGAACAGGTACATAAAATTATCTCAAGATATCCCGAGGGAAGACAAAAATCTGCCCTTATACCGATTCTTCATGTGGCACAGAAAGAATTTGGCGGCTGGCTCGATGTTCCGGTGATGGATTATGTAGCCCAAATCCTGAACATCAAACCTATCGAAGTGTACGAGGTGGCCACTTTCTACACCATGTTCAATATGAAACCGGTAGGAAAATACGTTTTGGAAGTTTGCAGAACCGGGCCCTGTATGGTTTCAGGAAGCGAAAAAATACTGAATCACATCCGCACCAAACTCAACATTAAAGATGGTGAAACCACTGCGGACGGACTGTTTACGCTGAAACCTGCGGAATGTCTTGGCGCGTGCGGCTATGCCCCGATGATGCAGTTGGGCAAATTTTATCACGAAAATTTAACTATAGAAAAAGTGGACGAGATCCTGGAACTTTGCAGACAGGGCGCCGTTGCTTTGGATTAA
- a CDS encoding NADH-quinone oxidoreductase subunit D: MKDNALSNIINQYDSSEHIDGQLYTLNLGPTHPATHGIFENVLTMDGEKIVHDEQTVGYIHRAFEKISERRNFAQITTLTDRMNYCSSPINNMGWHMTVEKLIGCEVPKRVDYMRVIMMELARIADHMICNGVIAMDAGAITGLTYLFREREAIYELYEQICGARMTTNMGRIGGFERDFSPKFHELLQNWLKKFPKIWGEFCTLNERNRIFMDRTIAAGTISAERALSYGFTGPNLRATGVDYDVRVASPYSSYNDFDFIIPVGTSGDTYDRFMVRQHEVWESLKIIEQAYNNLPDGPFHADVPEFYLPEKADVYSKMEALIYHFKIVMGETDVPKGEVYHCVEGGNGELGFYLVSDGGRSPYRLHFRRPCFIYYQAYPEMIKGGMISDAIVTMCSMNVIAGELDA; encoded by the coding sequence ATGAAAGACAACGCACTATCCAATATAATAAACCAGTACGACTCCAGCGAACACATCGACGGGCAGCTGTACACCCTGAACCTCGGCCCTACGCACCCGGCGACACACGGTATTTTTGAAAACGTGCTGACGATGGACGGCGAAAAAATAGTTCATGACGAGCAAACCGTGGGTTACATTCACAGGGCTTTCGAGAAAATTTCTGAGAGAAGAAATTTTGCACAGATCACCACCCTTACTGACCGTATGAACTACTGTTCATCGCCCATCAACAACATGGGATGGCACATGACGGTAGAAAAACTCATCGGTTGCGAAGTTCCGAAGCGCGTGGATTATATGCGTGTGATTATGATGGAACTTGCCCGAATTGCCGACCATATGATCTGTAACGGTGTAATCGCGATGGATGCGGGTGCTATTACCGGACTGACTTACCTTTTCCGCGAAAGAGAAGCTATTTATGAGCTTTATGAACAGATTTGCGGTGCGAGGATGACCACGAATATGGGAAGAATCGGAGGCTTTGAAAGAGATTTCTCACCCAAATTCCACGAACTGTTACAAAACTGGCTGAAAAAATTCCCAAAAATCTGGGGTGAATTTTGTACGTTGAATGAGCGAAACAGAATTTTCATGGACAGAACCATTGCCGCAGGCACCATCTCCGCAGAACGTGCTTTAAGTTACGGTTTTACAGGTCCAAACCTTCGGGCTACCGGGGTTGACTATGATGTTCGGGTCGCCAGTCCGTATTCTTCATACAACGATTTTGATTTCATCATTCCAGTGGGAACTTCAGGGGACACTTATGACCGTTTTATGGTGCGCCAGCATGAAGTTTGGGAATCATTGAAAATCATTGAGCAGGCATATAATAACCTGCCTGACGGGCCGTTCCACGCCGATGTGCCGGAATTTTACCTTCCTGAAAAAGCAGATGTTTACTCAAAAATGGAAGCTCTGATTTACCATTTCAAAATTGTAATGGGTGAAACGGATGTTCCAAAAGGTGAAGTTTACCACTGCGTAGAGGGCGGAAACGGAGAATTAGGATTCTATCTGGTGAGCGACGGCGGAAGAAGCCCGTACCGACTGCATTTCAGAAGGCCTTGCTTCATTTATTACCAGGCTTACCCTGAAATGATTAAAGGCGGAATGATTTCTGATGCCATCGTTACCATGTGTTCGATGAACGTCATTGCGGGGGAATTAGATGCATAA